In Elusimicrobium sp. An273, a genomic segment contains:
- a CDS encoding extracellular solute-binding protein: MILWAMPDSGDKTKEVYASFIELFKKENPSIDVTVRVFTRNVLWRRMFTIKHPTHEEEVPDLVQIPHYWTALLVREGVAENLSELDPGLSLANCLVPLKPHCYQPGTKDIYSYPWWFDLSALHYRADHLKLVTSRPEHDLATWEGLLNICQALREQFKDTPGYYPMQNSDWRGSLSVRNALPCIWGRGGDLLSPDLSSTLVGTKAFKEGIRDYVNLALKNYMPILRERGSLGTIVSGKASMMISRKQGVSTFNARKGIRVRTLPVPTTGTTYYSYLAGMNLFVNKLSQEKKNALKFIKFCARPENQLRYAAMIDAFPAFEDAFEQFIFSSSQRLQTYSNILASARTLPNITVTGTIMEILKRILAVCATQIVEERFTQASLDRELDLAAKEIEYLLSIYQG, from the coding sequence ATGATTTTGTGGGCTATGCCCGATTCGGGCGATAAAACCAAAGAAGTTTACGCCTCTTTTATTGAGCTCTTTAAGAAAGAAAACCCTTCCATTGACGTTACCGTCCGCGTGTTTACCCGCAACGTCCTGTGGCGGCGGATGTTTACGATTAAACACCCCACCCACGAAGAAGAAGTGCCGGATTTGGTGCAAATTCCGCACTACTGGACGGCCCTTTTGGTGCGGGAAGGCGTGGCGGAAAATCTTTCCGAGTTGGATCCGGGCCTTTCGCTGGCCAATTGCTTGGTTCCCTTAAAACCGCATTGCTACCAGCCCGGCACCAAAGACATTTATTCCTATCCGTGGTGGTTTGATTTAAGCGCGCTTCACTACCGCGCCGACCACCTGAAATTGGTTACCTCCCGGCCCGAGCATGACTTGGCCACCTGGGAAGGCCTGCTAAACATTTGCCAAGCGTTGCGCGAGCAATTTAAAGATACCCCCGGCTACTATCCCATGCAAAACAGCGACTGGAGAGGATCCCTCTCGGTGCGCAATGCCCTGCCGTGTATTTGGGGCCGCGGGGGGGATTTGCTCTCGCCCGATTTAAGCAGCACTTTGGTGGGCACCAAAGCGTTTAAAGAAGGCATCCGCGATTACGTCAATTTAGCCTTAAAAAATTATATGCCCATCCTGCGCGAGCGCGGCTCGCTGGGGACGATTGTTTCCGGCAAAGCCAGCATGATGATTTCCCGCAAGCAGGGCGTCAGCACGTTTAACGCCCGCAAAGGCATCCGCGTGCGCACGCTTCCGGTGCCTACCACGGGCACTACCTATTATTCGTACCTGGCGGGGATGAATTTGTTTGTTAATAAACTCTCCCAAGAAAAGAAAAACGCGCTTAAGTTTATTAAGTTCTGCGCCCGGCCGGAAAATCAGCTCCGCTACGCCGCCATGATCGACGCCTTCCCGGCGTTTGAAGACGCGTTTGAGCAATTTATTTTTTCTTCTTCCCAGCGTCTGCAAACCTACAGCAACATCCTGGCCTCGGCCCGCACCCTGCCCAATATCACGGTAACGGGTACGATTATGGAAATTTTAAAACGCATCCTGGCCGTATGCGCAACGCAGATTGTGGAAGAACGCTTTACGCAGGCGTCGCTGGATCGGGAACTGGATCTGGCCGCCAAAGAAATAGAATACCTGCTTTCCATTTATCAGGGGTAG
- the tsaD gene encoding tRNA (adenosine(37)-N6)-threonylcarbamoyltransferase complex transferase subunit TsaD, with amino-acid sequence MKKDFMILGIESTCDETSAALLKGGKEIVTNVIYSQIDEHKKYHGVVPELASRAHAAKIATVIHEALGDNPIDCVAFASGPGLPGGLMVGRVAAETLANFKKVPILGINHLEGHIFACDFEGTEVKNRLEFPLVALVVSGGHTELWYVKGYGEYKVLGKTRDDAAGEAFDKVAKLLGLAYPGGPQISKQALSGRRDAIHFPRPLMPGTWEFSFSGIKTAVSYYLRDHQNFNIPDVCASFEEAMVETLVTKTLLAAKKYKVRHIAIGGGVAANTLLRERMQQQAAQAGITAHFVERKLSSDNAAMIALAAYKKLEHAEKTGKPVKKNIDINPNMKVRSWD; translated from the coding sequence ATGAAAAAAGATTTTATGATTTTGGGCATAGAGTCCACCTGCGATGAAACTTCCGCCGCGCTTTTAAAAGGCGGAAAGGAAATTGTGACCAACGTCATTTACTCGCAAATAGATGAACATAAAAAATACCACGGCGTCGTGCCCGAGCTGGCCAGCCGCGCCCATGCGGCCAAAATTGCCACGGTCATTCACGAAGCGTTGGGAGATAACCCCATTGACTGCGTCGCTTTTGCCAGCGGGCCGGGCCTGCCGGGCGGGCTGATGGTGGGGCGCGTGGCGGCGGAAACCCTTGCAAATTTTAAAAAAGTTCCTATACTAGGAATAAACCACCTGGAGGGACACATCTTTGCCTGCGATTTTGAAGGAACGGAGGTAAAGAACCGGTTGGAGTTCCCCCTGGTGGCTTTGGTCGTTTCGGGGGGACATACGGAGCTGTGGTATGTCAAAGGATACGGCGAATATAAGGTTTTGGGCAAAACGCGCGATGACGCCGCCGGCGAAGCGTTTGATAAAGTAGCCAAACTGCTGGGGCTTGCCTATCCGGGCGGGCCGCAAATTTCCAAACAGGCGCTTTCGGGCCGCCGGGATGCCATCCACTTTCCGCGCCCGCTGATGCCGGGTACGTGGGAATTTTCGTTTAGCGGCATAAAAACCGCCGTCAGCTACTATTTGCGCGACCACCAGAATTTTAATATCCCCGACGTCTGCGCCAGTTTTGAAGAAGCCATGGTGGAAACCTTGGTAACCAAAACGCTGCTGGCGGCCAAGAAGTACAAAGTGCGCCATATCGCCATCGGCGGCGGCGTGGCGGCCAACACCTTGCTGCGCGAACGCATGCAGCAACAAGCGGCGCAAGCCGGCATTACCGCCCATTTTGTGGAGCGGAAACTGTCTTCGGACAATGCCGCCATGATTGCGCTGGCCGCTTATAAAAAGTTGGAACATGCCGAAAAAACCGGCAAACCCGTTAAAAAGAATATAGATATTAATCCCAATATGAAAGTGCGCAGCTGGGATTAG
- a CDS encoding S41 family peptidase, with amino-acid sequence MKSKKLNRYAVFAAVVFFVGTLFPYAYAAADNSLKQLRTLVDVVEFVKENYVETTDTDKLVAGAIKGVVNELDDFSQYLDPKDYKDLKNDTRGEFGGLGMRLQMVDDFVTVMSPMPGTPAFKAGVMPGDRILFVDDKDLADMKLEDAVELMRGPVGSKVKITISRKDEKGNYKTLPDFNFKREKIVPEVVYYRMLDGKVGYLYMVDFSGHSTEEVKKALADLQKQGMQSLVLDLRFNPGGLLTGAVDIAKLFLQPDEMIVYTQGRKPEYYQEFKTSAKPDYPDVPLAVLVNQGSASASEIVAGALQDNKRAFVVGQRTFGKASVQQVLPLSGGAGLRLTIARYYTPSGRLIQRDYRDKSKAEEGGIFPDVEVIVPAEEEVKVFMQYNNIVHTPGKKDPEVKFTEKDPVLDKAVEVLTGKLSLEDAKAQSQKAAEARKAEKEAKQNKTKDAAAETSDAPAKTQGAEK; translated from the coding sequence ATGAAATCAAAAAAACTGAACCGTTACGCCGTGTTTGCGGCCGTGGTATTTTTTGTGGGGACGCTGTTTCCGTATGCGTATGCGGCGGCGGACAACAGCCTAAAACAGCTGCGCACGCTAGTGGATGTGGTGGAATTTGTAAAAGAAAACTATGTGGAAACCACCGATACGGATAAATTGGTGGCGGGCGCAATTAAAGGCGTGGTAAACGAGCTGGACGATTTTTCGCAATATCTGGATCCGAAAGACTATAAAGATCTTAAAAACGATACCCGCGGCGAGTTTGGCGGGTTGGGCATGCGCCTGCAAATGGTGGACGATTTTGTAACCGTCATGTCGCCCATGCCGGGAACGCCTGCGTTTAAGGCGGGGGTCATGCCCGGCGACCGCATTTTGTTTGTGGATGACAAAGACCTCGCCGACATGAAACTGGAAGACGCGGTGGAACTGATGCGCGGCCCGGTGGGAAGCAAGGTGAAAATCACCATCAGCCGCAAAGATGAAAAAGGCAACTATAAAACCCTGCCGGATTTTAATTTTAAACGCGAAAAAATCGTGCCGGAAGTGGTCTATTACCGCATGCTGGACGGAAAAGTGGGCTACCTGTATATGGTGGATTTTTCCGGCCACAGCACCGAAGAAGTAAAAAAAGCGCTGGCGGATTTGCAAAAGCAGGGCATGCAGTCGCTGGTGTTGGACTTGCGCTTTAACCCCGGCGGCCTGCTGACGGGGGCGGTGGATATTGCCAAGCTTTTCCTCCAGCCGGATGAAATGATTGTCTACACGCAGGGCCGCAAGCCGGAGTATTACCAGGAATTTAAAACCTCCGCCAAGCCCGATTATCCCGACGTGCCGCTTGCGGTGCTGGTCAACCAAGGTTCGGCCAGCGCCAGCGAAATTGTAGCCGGCGCCTTGCAGGACAACAAGCGCGCCTTCGTGGTGGGCCAGCGCACCTTTGGCAAGGCCAGCGTGCAGCAGGTGCTGCCGCTTTCGGGCGGGGCGGGGCTGCGCTTGACGATTGCCCGTTATTATACGCCTTCCGGCCGGCTGATCCAGCGCGACTACCGCGATAAATCCAAGGCCGAAGAAGGCGGCATTTTCCCGGATGTGGAAGTAATTGTGCCGGCGGAAGAGGAAGTGAAGGTGTTTATGCAGTACAACAACATCGTCCACACGCCGGGCAAAAAAGATCCGGAGGTCAAGTTTACGGAAAAAGACCCGGTGCTGGATAAAGCCGTGGAAGTGCTGACGGGGAAACTCTCGCTGGAAGACGCCAAGGCCCAGTCCCAAAAAGCGGCCGAGGCGCGCAAAGCCGAAAAAGAGGCCAAACAAAATAAAACGAAAGACGCGGCCGCCGAAACTTCCGACGCTCCCGCCAAAACGCAAGGAGCGGAAAAATAA
- a CDS encoding murein hydrolase activator EnvC family protein, with protein sequence MAKILSVFLALVFCTSPLFCDEAADRKREIEKLKNEAAQKERELKRYREQEKKISKEISALEDKKARAERLKNQVESDISYVEQNLLSIEDKRAALERSMPMWQGVVEEELRNYYFTPSCPYCPGGYSLEQEIFVDRMLTHKAAFAAELKKENTEAKKKIHTFEERNKKLLAQSSQIKKEQAVISQSFNKKKKDLDVTKRKVAAVRKEINELNKSAEELNRLLASFERKRKAADAKKAAASKTSSKKTTGPKIDVPRNSLPWPAVGKVLSKFGKEYRSDLNTWIFRDGIKIAAKAGSPVRTVAEGSIIYAGPFRSYGNVVIADHGKGFFTIYGFLQQISVSVGDKLPQQGVIGTAGKDTQASSGTGQSAVYFEIRQGTTAVDPLNWLK encoded by the coding sequence ATGGCAAAAATTTTAAGCGTTTTTCTGGCCTTGGTGTTTTGTACTTCGCCGCTTTTCTGCGACGAAGCGGCCGACCGTAAACGCGAAATAGAAAAATTAAAAAACGAAGCCGCTCAAAAAGAGCGCGAACTGAAACGCTACCGCGAACAGGAAAAAAAGATTTCAAAAGAAATTTCCGCCCTGGAAGACAAAAAAGCCCGCGCCGAGCGGCTGAAAAATCAGGTGGAGTCGGACATTTCATATGTGGAGCAGAACCTGCTTTCCATAGAAGATAAACGCGCCGCGCTGGAGCGCAGCATGCCCATGTGGCAGGGCGTGGTGGAAGAAGAACTGCGCAACTATTATTTTACTCCTTCCTGCCCGTATTGCCCAGGCGGATACAGCCTGGAGCAGGAAATTTTTGTAGACCGTATGCTTACCCACAAGGCCGCTTTTGCCGCGGAACTGAAAAAAGAAAATACGGAAGCCAAAAAGAAAATTCATACCTTTGAAGAACGCAATAAAAAATTGCTGGCGCAAAGCAGCCAAATCAAGAAAGAACAGGCCGTCATTTCCCAGTCCTTTAATAAAAAGAAAAAAGATTTAGATGTTACCAAGCGCAAAGTGGCGGCGGTGCGCAAAGAAATTAACGAACTTAATAAATCCGCCGAAGAGTTAAACCGGCTGTTGGCTTCGTTTGAGCGCAAACGCAAAGCGGCCGACGCCAAAAAAGCGGCGGCTTCCAAGACTTCGTCCAAAAAAACGACCGGGCCGAAGATTGACGTGCCGCGCAACTCGCTGCCGTGGCCGGCGGTGGGCAAAGTACTGAGCAAATTTGGCAAAGAATACCGTTCCGACTTAAATACGTGGATTTTCCGCGACGGCATTAAAATCGCCGCCAAGGCCGGCTCGCCGGTGCGCACGGTGGCGGAAGGAAGCATTATTTATGCCGGGCCGTTCCGCTCGTACGGCAACGTGGTTATTGCCGACCACGGGAAAGGATTCTTTACCATTTACGGATTTTTGCAGCAAATCAGCGTAAGCGTGGGGGACAAACTCCCGCAGCAGGGCGTGATTGGAACCGCCGGAAAAGACACGCAGGCCTCTTCCGGCACGGGCCAGAGCGCGGTATATTTTGAAATCCGCCAAGGCACCACGGCCGTAGATCCGCTGAATTGGCTGAAATAG
- a CDS encoding alkaline phosphatase — protein MKNFRRLAAVLAACFFLTGALAAGEVKNVIWIIGDGMGPEAMGLFMQGVRYAGLEEYAGRVSNLEKMMNSGEWGLFFNNTHDTVVTDSAASATQMATGRFSRPEFIGIDYNSQPAETFLELARKQGKSIGIITDTYVADATPAGFTAHAQNRNQKMKIARQLIAFAPEVVMGGGLKYFTTGENKKLLRQAKKKGYRVAKNKKELAAVKSGNVLGLFAEESLPMSLEMDEYPAIPSLTEQTQKAVELLSKNENGFVLVVEAGKIDWAGHANDAGAWFHEMKALDELLGYVNAYADKNGETLVYLNADHDTGLGTFTYRHLGKDKAMKKTAQGEVLYGGDVDYASFETFRQFDKQKKSLYNLEMELKKMPAEKLTPQYLQKRLSEAMGFEVDMTQFENLSDVSGLFKQLNESRGIVWASVNHSSLPILSVAYGPDADEFTGVYHNTDILPRMKNVLGWSEK, from the coding sequence ATGAAAAACTTTCGCCGTTTGGCGGCTGTTCTGGCCGCGTGTTTCTTTTTAACGGGCGCGCTTGCCGCCGGAGAAGTCAAAAACGTCATTTGGATTATCGGGGACGGCATGGGCCCCGAAGCCATGGGGCTTTTTATGCAGGGGGTGCGCTACGCCGGGCTGGAGGAATATGCCGGGCGCGTATCCAACTTGGAAAAAATGATGAACAGCGGCGAATGGGGGTTGTTCTTTAACAATACGCACGATACGGTGGTAACCGATTCCGCCGCTTCGGCTACGCAAATGGCCACGGGCCGGTTTTCCCGCCCGGAGTTTATCGGCATTGATTACAACAGCCAGCCGGCCGAAACTTTTTTGGAACTGGCGCGCAAACAAGGCAAGTCCATTGGCATCATTACCGACACCTACGTGGCGGACGCCACCCCGGCCGGATTTACCGCGCACGCGCAAAACCGCAACCAAAAAATGAAAATCGCCCGGCAGCTGATTGCTTTTGCGCCGGAGGTGGTAATGGGCGGCGGCCTTAAGTATTTTACGACGGGCGAAAACAAAAAACTGCTTCGCCAAGCCAAGAAAAAAGGCTACCGCGTGGCCAAAAATAAAAAAGAGCTGGCGGCCGTCAAATCCGGCAACGTGCTGGGTCTGTTTGCGGAGGAATCGCTGCCGATGTCTTTGGAAATGGATGAATATCCCGCCATTCCCTCGCTTACCGAACAAACCCAAAAAGCCGTTGAACTGTTAAGCAAAAACGAAAACGGTTTTGTGCTGGTGGTGGAGGCCGGAAAGATTGACTGGGCCGGCCACGCCAACGACGCGGGCGCGTGGTTCCACGAAATGAAAGCGCTGGACGAGCTGTTGGGCTATGTCAACGCGTATGCCGACAAAAACGGCGAAACGCTGGTCTATTTAAACGCCGATCACGACACCGGCCTGGGCACCTTTACTTACCGCCACCTGGGCAAAGACAAAGCCATGAAGAAAACCGCCCAGGGTGAAGTGCTCTACGGCGGGGATGTGGATTACGCCTCGTTTGAAACGTTCCGCCAGTTTGACAAGCAAAAAAAGAGCCTGTACAACTTGGAAATGGAACTTAAAAAGATGCCGGCCGAAAAACTGACGCCCCAATACCTGCAAAAACGCCTTTCCGAAGCGATGGGCTTTGAGGTGGATATGACCCAATTTGAAAATTTATCCGACGTAAGCGGCCTGTTTAAACAGCTCAACGAGTCGCGCGGCATTGTGTGGGCGAGCGTAAACCATTCGTCTCTTCCCATTTTAAGCGTGGCCTACGGCCCGGACGCGGATGAATTTACCGGCGTATACCATAATACGGATATTTTGCCCCGTATGAAAAATGTGTTGGGCTGGAGCGAAAAATGA
- the glgA gene encoding glycogen synthase GlgA, with the protein MNIVLAASEAFPFCKTGGLADVVGALCQQFAMRKGNKVLLFLPHYRSIVRVSSLKVVPGVYLIPIGDRIEQVSLSYINWGNVLVFFVGSRKYFDRPELYRTKTGEFADNDERFILFSRAVLEGCKFIGFRPDIIHCHDWQTGLIPAYLKTVYKLDAFYTRTRSLYTIHNIAYQGHFPYSTFKKAGFHPVDYTPEKFEYYGGISFLKSGIVFADNINTVSPNYAREVQSDPAMGFGLEGLLRYRSKNFCGIVNGIDTEVWDPEIDPVLPIGYDAAEAVKGKLAAKLALQQQCKLSQDPDKPLIGIVSRLDYQKGLDTVVDLIGRLKDRVQFVVLGMGDPMLEKAYQSLARNNPASVSYNGRLDEDLAHRIYAGADIFLMPSRFEPCGLSQLIAMKYGTLPVVSKVGGLVDTVKGYQPGKEDTATGFFIEEFTEHGILQAVEGALAVFNDRKRWNRLVRNAMRQDLSWDKSAQQYLELYRKTVI; encoded by the coding sequence ATGAATATCGTTTTAGCCGCCAGCGAGGCGTTCCCGTTTTGCAAAACCGGCGGATTGGCAGACGTGGTAGGCGCTTTGTGCCAGCAGTTTGCCATGCGCAAAGGCAACAAAGTGCTGTTGTTCCTGCCGCATTACCGCAGCATTGTGCGGGTGTCTTCCTTAAAAGTGGTGCCGGGCGTGTATTTGATTCCGATCGGAGACCGCATTGAACAAGTTTCGCTTTCCTATATCAACTGGGGCAATGTGCTTGTGTTTTTTGTGGGCAGCCGCAAATACTTTGACCGCCCCGAACTCTACCGCACCAAAACGGGCGAATTTGCCGATAACGACGAACGGTTTATCCTCTTCAGCCGGGCCGTGTTGGAAGGGTGCAAATTTATCGGTTTCCGCCCCGACATTATCCACTGCCACGACTGGCAGACGGGCCTGATTCCCGCGTATTTGAAGACCGTTTATAAATTGGACGCCTTCTACACCCGCACCCGCAGCTTGTACACCATTCACAACATTGCCTATCAAGGGCATTTTCCTTATTCCACATTTAAAAAAGCGGGGTTCCACCCGGTGGATTATACCCCCGAAAAATTTGAATACTACGGCGGCATCAGCTTTCTAAAAAGCGGCATCGTGTTTGCCGATAACATCAATACCGTCAGCCCCAACTACGCGCGCGAAGTGCAGAGCGACCCGGCCATGGGTTTTGGCCTGGAAGGCTTGCTGCGCTACCGCAGCAAAAATTTCTGCGGCATTGTAAACGGCATTGACACCGAAGTATGGGATCCGGAAATTGACCCGGTGCTCCCCATCGGCTACGACGCGGCGGAAGCCGTAAAGGGCAAATTGGCCGCCAAACTGGCGCTGCAGCAGCAGTGCAAACTGTCGCAGGATCCCGACAAGCCGCTTATCGGCATTGTGTCGCGCTTGGATTACCAAAAAGGGCTGGATACCGTGGTGGATTTAATCGGCCGCTTGAAAGACCGCGTGCAATTTGTGGTGCTGGGCATGGGAGACCCGATGTTGGAAAAGGCCTACCAGAGCTTGGCGCGCAACAATCCGGCGTCGGTCAGCTACAACGGCCGGTTGGACGAAGATTTGGCGCACCGCATTTATGCGGGGGCGGATATTTTTCTGATGCCTTCGCGCTTTGAGCCGTGCGGCCTCTCGCAGCTGATCGCCATGAAATACGGCACGCTGCCGGTGGTGTCTAAAGTAGGGGGGTTGGTGGATACGGTCAAAGGATACCAGCCCGGCAAGGAAGACACCGCAACCGGATTTTTTATTGAAGAATTTACCGAACACGGCATTTTGCAGGCGGTGGAAGGCGCCTTGGCGGTGTTTAACGACCGCAAACGCTGGAACCGCTTGGTGCGCAATGCCATGCGGCAGGATTTGTCGTGGGATAAATCGGCCCAACAATATCTGGAACTTTACAGAAAGACGGTTATTTAG
- the scpB gene encoding SMC-Scp complex subunit ScpB, with translation MQTEEQLPETEQAAPVAPQEVSSAAQTPAQAAPADALQPSFAPAQPADGETAGAESAAPGQADVAANASAQPAEAASSEEPFELVPTSEFKQIVETLLFITDRPLKPSRIADVIDGVDARRVREMILEIKDDYIRRNSAVQVVELGGGFQMSTKPEYGRWVRRLYNEKMTTRLSNAALETLAIVAYKQPITRAEMEAIRGVDVAGPLERLLERSLVRVVGKKDTVGRPMVYGTTDEFLRMFGLNKISDLPDLQVFAAKSLREKQEDLPFGEPLPPLAEPAIIPVEELEGEERLEALDSSADPFFTRNSYNKGDFFGQQSPEADAFAAPDVNPAGQEPAAKPSSSEPETSPASPDGASRPEAQTAASEQTQEMSQEETK, from the coding sequence ATGCAAACCGAAGAACAACTGCCAGAAACCGAACAGGCCGCACCTGTTGCCCCGCAGGAAGTTTCTTCCGCTGCGCAAACACCCGCGCAGGCGGCGCCGGCAGACGCGTTGCAACCCTCTTTCGCCCCAGCGCAGCCCGCAGACGGCGAAACGGCGGGTGCGGAATCGGCGGCGCCGGGTCAGGCCGATGTGGCGGCGAACGCTTCCGCCCAACCGGCTGAGGCGGCTTCTTCCGAGGAGCCGTTTGAACTGGTGCCCACCAGCGAATTTAAACAGATTGTAGAAACGCTTTTGTTTATTACCGACCGCCCGCTTAAACCCAGCCGAATTGCAGACGTAATTGACGGCGTGGACGCGCGGCGCGTGCGGGAAATGATTTTGGAAATTAAAGACGATTACATCCGCCGCAACAGCGCCGTGCAGGTGGTGGAGCTGGGGGGCGGGTTTCAAATGTCCACCAAGCCCGAATACGGCCGCTGGGTGCGCCGCTTGTACAATGAAAAAATGACCACCCGCCTTTCCAACGCCGCGCTGGAAACGCTGGCGATTGTGGCTTACAAACAGCCCATTACGCGGGCGGAAATGGAAGCCATCCGCGGGGTGGACGTGGCCGGGCCGCTGGAGCGGCTGCTGGAGCGGTCGCTGGTGCGCGTGGTAGGCAAAAAAGACACGGTCGGCCGGCCGATGGTTTACGGCACGACGGATGAATTTTTAAGAATGTTCGGGCTGAACAAAATTTCCGATCTGCCCGATTTGCAGGTGTTTGCGGCAAAGTCGCTGCGCGAAAAACAGGAAGACCTGCCGTTTGGCGAGCCGCTGCCGCCGCTTGCCGAACCGGCGATTATTCCGGTGGAAGAGCTGGAAGGGGAAGAACGCCTGGAAGCGTTGGACTCGTCGGCCGATCCTTTCTTTACGCGCAACAGCTACAACAAAGGCGACTTTTTCGGACAGCAATCGCCCGAGGCGGATGCGTTCGCGGCGCCGGATGTCAATCCCGCCGGGCAAGAGCCTGCCGCCAAGCCGTCTTCTTCGGAGCCGGAAACTTCGCCCGCTTCGCCGGACGGCGCTTCCCGGCCGGAAGCGCAAACCGCCGCTTCGGAGCAAACCCAAGAGATGTCCCAGGAGGAAACCAAATGA
- a CDS encoding segregation and condensation protein A — MLAPAPINVHINVFEGPMDLLLHLIKKDNLDICDINIAEITKQYLDYLNVMKELNLEVAGEFLVMASTLMQIKAKTLLPSQAPTTEDEGPNPVKELVAKLVEYQKYKEASKFLEQKFEENKDNFYRSAPIFDDGEKVINLQMFDLLSAVKRAFERLDERKRIELLKVEEFPIEMKMEKVVNLLKHREWVLLDDIFVGETKKRGIITCFMAVLELMKIKKLIARQDEKLGQIRIYLNPENKDKDFKTLMHGEEK; from the coding sequence ATGCTGGCTCCCGCACCGATAAATGTTCATATCAACGTGTTTGAAGGCCCGATGGACCTGCTTTTGCACTTGATTAAAAAAGACAATTTGGACATTTGCGACATTAACATTGCGGAAATTACCAAGCAGTACTTAGATTATTTAAACGTCATGAAGGAGCTGAACCTGGAAGTGGCGGGCGAGTTTTTGGTGATGGCCAGCACGCTGATGCAGATCAAAGCCAAAACGTTGCTCCCCTCCCAGGCGCCCACCACCGAGGACGAAGGGCCCAACCCCGTCAAAGAGCTGGTGGCCAAGCTGGTGGAATATCAAAAATACAAAGAAGCCAGCAAATTTTTAGAACAAAAGTTTGAAGAAAACAAAGACAATTTTTATCGTTCCGCCCCTATTTTTGACGACGGAGAAAAAGTAATCAACCTGCAAATGTTTGATTTGCTTTCCGCCGTAAAACGCGCGTTTGAGCGGCTGGACGAACGCAAACGCATTGAACTGCTGAAGGTGGAAGAGTTCCCCATTGAAATGAAAATGGAGAAAGTGGTCAACCTGCTCAAACACCGCGAGTGGGTACTGCTGGACGATATTTTCGTCGGGGAAACCAAAAAACGCGGCATCATTACGTGTTTTATGGCGGTGCTGGAACTGATGAAAATTAAAAAGCTGATTGCCCGGCAGGATGAAAAGCTGGGCCAAATCCGGATTTATTTAAACCCGGAAAACAAAGACAAAGATTTTAAAACCTTAATGCACGGCGAAGAAAAATAA
- the trpS gene encoding tryptophan--tRNA ligase, translating to MQKDKIVLSGMRPTGKLHLGNFHGALKNWVALQDKYNCYFFVADLHSLTTAYEHTENLAENSRNMLIDWLTAGLDPEKSTIFIQSDVPEVSELNTLLGMITPLGWLLRNPTYKEQIQELLKQKYAGQLDEKSLGEKINSIAGDEEISSFGFLGYPVLMATDILIQQAAYVPVGKDQTAHLEIARDLARRFAEIYGEAVFTEPAPLYTEVARVPGLDGRKMSKSYHNAINLGEDLDSVRKKVMTMFTDPNKKKATDPANPEGCVVYAFHRIYNPNAAKRCEECKAGALGCVACKKELFALMEPEMKAFSERRKLFENDEALLQKIVAIGKDRARANAAKTLATVKKVMRITR from the coding sequence ATGCAAAAAGACAAAATCGTACTTTCCGGTATGCGCCCGACGGGCAAACTCCATTTAGGCAACTTTCACGGAGCGCTCAAAAACTGGGTGGCGCTGCAGGACAAGTACAACTGTTATTTTTTCGTGGCGGATTTGCATTCGCTCACCACGGCGTATGAACACACCGAAAACCTGGCCGAAAACAGCCGCAATATGCTGATTGACTGGCTGACGGCGGGGCTGGATCCCGAAAAAAGCACCATTTTTATCCAATCCGACGTACCCGAAGTAAGCGAGCTCAACACCCTGCTGGGGATGATTACCCCGCTGGGCTGGCTGCTTAGAAACCCGACGTATAAAGAGCAAATTCAGGAGCTGTTAAAACAAAAATACGCCGGGCAGTTGGACGAAAAATCGCTGGGCGAAAAAATCAACTCCATCGCCGGCGACGAGGAAATTTCTTCCTTCGGCTTTTTGGGGTACCCGGTGCTGATGGCAACCGATATTCTCATTCAGCAGGCCGCTTACGTGCCGGTGGGCAAAGACCAAACCGCCCACTTGGAAATCGCGCGCGATTTGGCCCGCCGCTTTGCCGAAATCTATGGGGAGGCCGTATTTACCGAACCCGCCCCGCTGTACACCGAAGTGGCGCGCGTGCCGGGGCTGGACGGGCGGAAAATGTCCAAATCCTACCACAACGCCATTAATTTGGGCGAAGATTTGGACTCCGTACGCAAAAAAGTGATGACGATGTTCACCGACCCCAATAAGAAAAAAGCCACCGACCCCGCCAACCCCGAGGGCTGTGTGGTGTATGCGTTCCACCGGATTTACAACCCCAACGCCGCCAAACGCTGCGAAGAATGCAAAGCGGGCGCGCTGGGCTGTGTGGCGTGCAAGAAAGAGCTTTTTGCCTTGATGGAGCCGGAGATGAAGGCCTTCTCCGAACGGCGCAAACTGTTTGAAAACGACGAAGCCCTGCTGCAGAAAATCGTCGCCATCGGCAAAGACCGCGCCCGCGCCAATGCCGCCAAGACGTTGGCTACCGTAAAAAAGGTCATGAGGATTACAAGATAA